From a single Deltaproteobacteria bacterium genomic region:
- a CDS encoding N-acetyltransferase family protein has protein sequence MTTIRSARADDLPAVIDIYNYEVEHGVATFDTVPWTLEERAPWFAVHASPQHPLIVAEEDGRVLGWGSLSAWSDRCAYARAAEVSVYVHQDHRGRGIGRALLAELIARGRAAGLGVLLARIESSGGASLALHRAFGFQPIGTMRRVGEKSGRLLDVELLDLHLDTPDAR, from the coding sequence ATGACGACGATCCGGAGCGCGCGCGCCGACGACCTGCCGGCGGTCATCGACATCTACAACTACGAGGTGGAGCACGGCGTCGCCACCTTCGACACGGTGCCGTGGACGCTCGAGGAGCGGGCGCCCTGGTTCGCCGTCCATGCCTCGCCGCAGCACCCGCTGATCGTCGCCGAGGAGGATGGCCGCGTGCTGGGCTGGGGCAGCCTCTCCGCCTGGTCCGACCGCTGCGCGTACGCGCGGGCGGCGGAGGTCTCGGTCTACGTCCACCAGGACCACCGCGGGCGCGGCATCGGCCGCGCGCTGCTTGCCGAGCTGATCGCGCGCGGCCGCGCGGCGGGCCTCGGCGTCCTGCTGGCGCGCATCGAGAGCAGCGGCGGCGCGAGCCTCGCGCTCCACCGCGCCTTCGGCTTCCAGCCGATCGGCACCATGCGGCGGGTGGGCGAGAAGTCGGGCCGGCTGCTCGACGTCGAGCTGCTCGACCTGCACCTGGACACGCCGGACGCCCGCTGA
- a CDS encoding type II toxin-antitoxin system PemK/MazF family toxin gives MGQRGSRKAAEAETPVRRGSAYWVNLGAAAPPELGKVRPGIVVSNSMQNERLDSVVIVPLSAQAPEIWPLRLRVELGGMKASYAVIPGIRQVSKSRLQESIGAASAAAMARIGEALALYLGE, from the coding sequence GTGGGTCAGCGCGGATCTCGCAAGGCCGCCGAAGCGGAGACGCCGGTGAGGCGCGGAAGCGCCTACTGGGTCAACCTCGGGGCGGCTGCGCCGCCCGAGCTGGGCAAGGTTCGGCCGGGAATCGTCGTGTCCAACTCCATGCAGAACGAGCGTCTGGATTCAGTGGTGATCGTCCCGCTGTCCGCCCAGGCGCCAGAGATCTGGCCACTCAGGCTTCGCGTCGAGCTCGGGGGCATGAAGGCGTCCTACGCGGTGATCCCGGGTATCCGACAGGTGAGCAAGTCCAGGCTGCAAGAGTCGATCGGGGCTGCGTCCGCCGCTGCAATGGCGAGAATCGGCGAAGCGCTCGCCCTCTACCTCGGCGAGTGA
- a CDS encoding class I SAM-dependent methyltransferase, with protein MAVDPDKLEHFMGKIVGDMGSAISAALVVIGDQLGLYKAMAGARPLTPAELAARTGTAERYVREWLCAQAASGYVDYAPASGRFSLNDEQAMVFADESSPVFAQGGFQILTALFKDEPKITAAFRTGKGVGWHEHDPALFVGTERFFRPNYNANLTTSWIPALEGVEQKLRAGARVADVGCGLGTSTIIMARAYPRSTFVGFDYHEPSITRARAAAAGAGVGERARFEVARAQDYPGTGYDLVAFFDCLHDMGDPVGAATHVRRSLAPDGTWMLVEPFAGDRVEDNLNPIGRVFYSASTMVCTPASLAQEVGLALGAQAGEKRLRDVVTEAGFTRFRRATATPFNLVLEVRP; from the coding sequence ATGGCGGTCGATCCGGACAAGCTCGAGCACTTCATGGGGAAGATCGTGGGCGACATGGGATCGGCGATCTCTGCCGCGCTGGTCGTGATCGGCGATCAACTGGGACTCTACAAGGCGATGGCTGGCGCGCGGCCGCTCACGCCCGCCGAGCTCGCCGCCCGCACCGGCACCGCCGAGCGCTACGTGCGCGAGTGGCTCTGTGCGCAAGCGGCCAGCGGCTACGTGGACTATGCCCCGGCCAGCGGACGCTTCAGCCTGAACGACGAGCAGGCGATGGTGTTCGCCGACGAGTCGAGCCCCGTCTTCGCGCAGGGCGGCTTCCAGATACTCACCGCGCTCTTCAAGGACGAGCCGAAGATCACCGCGGCCTTCCGGACCGGGAAGGGCGTCGGCTGGCACGAGCACGACCCGGCGCTCTTCGTCGGCACCGAGCGGTTCTTCCGTCCGAACTACAACGCCAACCTGACGACGTCGTGGATCCCCGCGCTCGAGGGCGTGGAGCAGAAGCTCCGGGCCGGGGCGCGCGTCGCGGACGTCGGCTGCGGCCTTGGCACGTCGACCATCATCATGGCGCGCGCGTACCCGCGCTCGACGTTCGTCGGCTTCGACTACCACGAGCCGTCGATCACCCGGGCACGCGCGGCGGCGGCCGGGGCGGGCGTGGGCGAGCGGGCCCGCTTCGAGGTGGCGCGCGCGCAGGACTATCCCGGCACGGGGTACGACCTGGTCGCGTTCTTCGACTGCCTGCACGATATGGGCGACCCGGTCGGCGCCGCCACCCACGTGCGCCGGTCGCTGGCGCCGGACGGCACCTGGATGCTGGTCGAGCCGTTCGCCGGCGACCGGGTCGAGGACAACCTGAACCCGATCGGGCGCGTTTTCTACTCGGCGTCGACGATGGTCTGCACGCCGGCGTCGCTCGCGCAGGAGGTGGGACTCGCGCTCGGGGCGCAGGCGGGCGAGAAGCGGCTCCGCGACGTGGTGACGGAGGCCGGCTTCACGCGCTTCCGGCGCGCGACCGCGACGCCGTTCAACCTCGTGCTCGAGGTCCGGCCCTAG
- a CDS encoding polymer-forming cytoskeletal protein: protein MERPQCAMRAPAPFCSVVSGECRTRRSGGRRPARFAGLARRAGPVSNLLSPATISMGLFAKDRDVIPASGMRVGGIAPEEVAMGERERGASQSTGPGGIDAFLGKGTRVTGKLVFEGTGRIEGQVEGEISAQDTLTIGPGALVKASISGAAIVVEGRVTGDVTAHQRVELRASSRVQGNITTPSLVVQEGAFFEGQCKMVEGGALRAKPDGPAPANQGLRARDTPAPAPASLSA, encoded by the coding sequence ATGGAGCGTCCGCAGTGTGCGATGCGAGCGCCCGCACCCTTCTGTTCCGTCGTGTCAGGGGAATGCCGGACCCGGCGGTCGGGCGGCCGGCGCCCGGCACGATTCGCGGGGCTCGCTCGGCGTGCTGGACCGGTCTCGAACTTGCTGTCTCCGGCCACCATCTCCATGGGGCTGTTTGCAAAGGACCGTGACGTGATCCCCGCATCCGGCATGCGGGTCGGCGGGATCGCGCCGGAGGAGGTTGCGATGGGCGAGCGGGAGCGGGGCGCGAGCCAGTCCACCGGCCCCGGGGGCATCGATGCGTTCCTCGGGAAGGGGACCCGGGTCACGGGCAAGCTGGTGTTCGAGGGAACCGGACGGATCGAGGGACAGGTCGAAGGCGAGATCTCCGCGCAGGACACGCTCACCATCGGCCCCGGCGCGCTGGTCAAGGCGAGCATCTCGGGCGCCGCGATCGTCGTCGAGGGTCGGGTGACCGGCGACGTGACCGCACATCAGCGGGTGGAGCTGCGCGCGTCGAGCCGGGTGCAGGGCAACATCACCACCCCGAGCCTCGTCGTCCAGGAAGGCGCGTTCTTCGAAGGCCAGTGCAAGATGGTGGAGGGCGGGGCGCTGCGCGCGAAGCCCGACGGGCCGGCGCCGGCGAACCAGGGTCTTCGCGCGCGGGACACGCCCGCGCCGGCGCCCGCTTCGCTCTCCGCGTAG